From a region of the Actinopolymorpha singaporensis genome:
- a CDS encoding 3-hydroxyacyl-CoA dehydrogenase NAD-binding domain-containing protein, whose protein sequence is MTDAVRYDRDADGVVTLTFDQPGQSANVMNADYVTAMGVAVDRLERDRDAGELRGVVLTSAKSTFFAGGDLEMLRDVDRGDLAEFRGFLSQAKTQLRRLERLGRPVVAAINGSALGGGLEIALACHHRIALDDPAVRIGFPEVTLGLLPGGGGIVRSVRLIGLTAALPLLVEGTQLGAGAAAGAGLVDELAATPEEVLSRSRAWVDARAAEPEGPVQPWDRKGFRVPGEPTDAQGYAALSAAPAMLTSRTHGAYPAPERILAAAVEGTFVDVDTALEIETRYFLELVTGQVAKNMIGTLWFGRNEVARGASKPPGYEKRPVRTLGVLGAGMMGAGIAHVSAYAGIDVVLADVSVDLARAGRDRIAALLDERVAKGRLAPARRDEVLSRITLTDTGPGMAALADCDLVVEAVFEDRGVKNAVHAAAERAAPRAFLASNTSTLPITGLAAAVRAPDRFVGLHFFSPVHRMPLVEIIRGEQTSPVTLAAAFDFVRQIGKLPIIVNDGRGFFTSRVFGTYVTEGIAMVVEGVPPAVVENTARTAGFPVGPLAVADEVSLTLLARVRAQEVADLAAEGRTPAPSPAYDVIDAMVRELDRPGKGGGAGFYDYGGGGGDGGDGGKRLWPELAERFATGPGEVPVGDVADRLLYVQALEALRCLNEGVVQTARDANVGTVFGIGFPAWTGGAAQFVSACGGPAVFTARAKELMARYGDRFQPPPIKW, encoded by the coding sequence ATGACAGACGCCGTGCGGTACGACCGGGACGCCGACGGTGTCGTCACGCTGACGTTCGACCAGCCGGGCCAGTCGGCGAACGTCATGAACGCCGACTACGTGACGGCCATGGGTGTCGCGGTGGACCGGCTCGAACGCGACCGCGACGCGGGCGAGCTGCGCGGGGTGGTCCTGACCTCGGCCAAGTCGACCTTCTTCGCCGGCGGCGACCTGGAGATGCTGCGCGACGTCGACCGCGGCGATCTCGCGGAGTTCCGCGGCTTCCTCTCCCAGGCCAAGACACAGTTGCGCCGGCTCGAACGCCTCGGCCGCCCCGTGGTCGCCGCGATCAACGGGTCCGCGCTCGGTGGCGGCCTGGAGATCGCGCTGGCCTGCCACCACCGGATCGCGCTGGACGACCCGGCGGTCCGGATCGGCTTTCCCGAGGTGACGCTCGGGCTCCTGCCCGGTGGCGGCGGCATCGTCCGGTCCGTCCGGCTGATCGGCCTCACCGCCGCGTTGCCGCTGCTGGTCGAGGGCACCCAGCTCGGCGCTGGCGCGGCCGCCGGGGCGGGGCTGGTCGACGAGCTCGCCGCCACGCCCGAGGAGGTGCTCTCCCGTTCCCGCGCCTGGGTCGACGCCCGGGCCGCCGAGCCCGAAGGGCCGGTCCAGCCCTGGGACCGCAAGGGGTTCCGGGTGCCCGGCGAGCCCACCGACGCCCAGGGATACGCCGCGCTGTCCGCCGCTCCGGCGATGCTGACCAGCCGTACGCACGGCGCCTACCCCGCGCCCGAACGCATCCTGGCCGCCGCCGTCGAGGGCACGTTCGTCGACGTCGACACCGCGCTGGAGATCGAGACCAGGTACTTCCTGGAACTCGTGACCGGCCAGGTCGCGAAGAACATGATCGGCACGCTGTGGTTCGGCCGGAACGAGGTCGCTCGCGGCGCGTCCAAGCCGCCCGGCTACGAGAAGCGGCCGGTGCGCACGCTCGGCGTGCTGGGCGCGGGGATGATGGGCGCCGGGATCGCCCACGTCAGTGCGTACGCCGGCATCGACGTCGTACTCGCCGACGTGTCCGTCGACCTCGCTCGCGCGGGCCGGGACCGGATCGCCGCGCTGCTCGACGAACGCGTGGCGAAGGGCCGGCTCGCCCCCGCCCGCCGGGACGAGGTGCTGTCCCGGATCACCCTCACCGACACCGGGCCCGGGATGGCCGCGCTGGCCGACTGCGATCTCGTGGTGGAGGCGGTGTTCGAGGACCGCGGGGTGAAGAACGCCGTGCACGCCGCCGCCGAACGCGCCGCCCCCCGGGCGTTCCTCGCGTCCAACACCTCGACCCTGCCGATCACCGGCCTGGCCGCGGCGGTGCGCGCGCCGGACCGTTTCGTCGGGCTGCACTTCTTCTCGCCGGTGCACCGGATGCCGCTGGTGGAGATCATCCGCGGTGAGCAGACCTCGCCGGTGACGCTGGCCGCGGCGTTCGACTTCGTACGCCAGATCGGCAAGCTGCCGATCATCGTCAACGACGGCCGCGGCTTCTTCACCTCCCGGGTGTTCGGCACCTACGTCACCGAGGGCATCGCCATGGTGGTCGAGGGCGTACCACCCGCCGTGGTGGAGAACACCGCGAGGACGGCGGGGTTCCCGGTCGGCCCGCTGGCCGTCGCCGACGAGGTGAGCCTCACCCTGCTGGCCCGGGTCCGGGCGCAGGAGGTGGCAGACCTCGCGGCGGAGGGGCGTACGCCGGCACCGTCTCCGGCGTACGACGTGATCGACGCGATGGTGCGTGAGCTCGACCGGCCCGGCAAGGGTGGCGGCGCCGGTTTCTACGACTACGGAGGCGGCGGAGGCGACGGAGGCGACGGAGGGAAACGGCTGTGGCCCGAGCTGGCGGAGCGGTTCGCCACCGGGCCGGGCGAGGTGCCGGTCGGCGACGTCGCCGACCGGTTGCTGTACGTCCAGGCGCTGGAGGCGTTGCGCTGCCTGAACGAGGGGGTCGTCCAGACC
- a CDS encoding GNAT family N-acetyltransferase yields MAERLSLRAFLEADLDVLDRLCTDPEALGAFEWHGFVDPKIRRRRFEKDSYVGEDSTALAVTVDGEVAGLVSWRGLDYAGPKGTCLEVGVALLPEHRGNGLGAQAHRVLVDHLFRYTTVHRLEARVESGNLAEERTLEKVGFRREGVLREVCWRDGAWRDGVIYGLLRADA; encoded by the coding sequence ATGGCCGAACGACTGTCGCTGCGCGCCTTCCTCGAGGCCGACCTGGACGTCCTGGATCGCCTGTGCACGGACCCGGAGGCGTTGGGCGCGTTCGAGTGGCACGGGTTCGTGGATCCGAAGATTCGCCGCCGTCGCTTCGAGAAGGACAGCTACGTGGGCGAGGACTCCACCGCTCTGGCCGTCACAGTGGACGGGGAGGTCGCCGGCCTGGTGTCCTGGCGCGGACTGGACTACGCCGGACCCAAAGGCACCTGCCTCGAGGTCGGTGTCGCGCTGCTGCCCGAGCACCGCGGCAACGGGCTCGGCGCACAGGCGCACCGGGTGCTCGTCGACCACCTGTTCAGGTACACGACCGTCCACCGGCTCGAGGCCCGCGTCGAGTCGGGAAACCTCGCCGAGGAGCGCACCCTGGAGAAGGTGGGGTTCCGGCGCGAAGGTGTGCTTCGCGAGGTCTGCTGGCGCGACGGCGCCTGGCGTGACGGGGTGATCTACGGCCTGCTCCGCGCCGACGCGTAG
- a CDS encoding glycogen debranching N-terminal domain-containing protein → MPQPFLHELVSCVHAPAVALSDRDGQIRPGGVQGVLLNDRRALSTLLVDVNGVEPTPVGHALHDAGTARFVGVARDLGDPGADSTVRVERERRAVPDGIEEDLTLVNAARTAVECTVRVRAGSDLAAMDDVRRGGRPGLAPLTAAGSGTCAWAGEDVRVTLLAADGDSADSGPGAGAGERTPVTYETDAEGHAVFAWRVRLPARTRWSTTLRLTVERVASAAGSADTVTATSAFLPAADGPGWSEVEVSGPAELVRLVDRSVEDLAALALADPMAPDDVFLAAGSPWFFTLFGRDSLWAARLTLPLGTDLARGTLHTLARRQGTRFDPDTAEAPGKILHEVRQDTLAVGGPGGLPPLYFGTIDATALWISLLHDAWRWGMPAAEVAELLDPLEAALGWLTGEADADGDGFLEYIDESGHGLANQGWKDSNDSIQFPDGTIADPSIALSEAQAYAHEAAIGGAALLEAFGRPGADRLRDWAEAMRERFRTTFWVSDRRGSFPAIALDGAKRPVGTATSNLGHLLGTGLLNPEESARVAARMAESDLDSGYGLRTMSADAAGFNPLGYHSGSVWPHDTAIGMLGLSRAGHHRVAASLAFGLLRTAPDFAYRLPELFAGTDAHAGDAVLAYPASCRPQAWSAAASVVMLTAALGLEPDVPGGTLRVAPAADFAEWWPLRVSGLRVAGHPLTVAVDATGRVEVQTSAPVKVETRNV, encoded by the coding sequence ATGCCGCAACCGTTCCTGCATGAGCTGGTCAGCTGCGTGCACGCCCCCGCAGTCGCACTTTCCGACCGGGACGGGCAGATCCGGCCCGGCGGCGTCCAGGGAGTTCTGCTGAACGACCGGCGCGCCCTGTCCACCCTGCTGGTCGACGTGAACGGCGTCGAGCCGACGCCGGTCGGGCACGCCCTCCACGACGCCGGTACGGCACGGTTCGTGGGCGTGGCGCGCGACCTGGGCGACCCGGGGGCCGACTCGACGGTCCGGGTCGAGCGCGAACGCCGGGCCGTGCCGGACGGCATCGAGGAGGACCTGACCCTGGTCAACGCGGCCCGGACCGCGGTGGAGTGCACCGTCCGGGTGCGGGCCGGCTCCGACCTCGCCGCCATGGACGACGTACGACGCGGCGGCCGGCCCGGCCTGGCGCCCCTGACCGCGGCGGGATCGGGCACCTGCGCCTGGGCCGGCGAGGACGTCCGGGTGACGCTGCTCGCCGCGGACGGCGACTCGGCCGACTCAGGTCCCGGCGCCGGCGCCGGCGAGCGGACACCGGTCACGTACGAGACCGACGCCGAGGGGCACGCGGTGTTCGCCTGGCGGGTCCGGCTGCCCGCACGCACCCGCTGGTCGACCACGCTGCGGCTCACCGTGGAGCGGGTCGCGTCTGCCGCCGGCTCCGCCGACACAGTGACCGCCACCAGTGCGTTCCTGCCCGCGGCCGACGGACCCGGCTGGTCCGAGGTCGAGGTCTCCGGCCCGGCCGAACTGGTCCGGCTGGTCGACCGCAGCGTCGAGGACCTGGCCGCGCTCGCGCTCGCCGACCCGATGGCGCCGGACGACGTGTTCCTCGCCGCCGGCAGCCCGTGGTTCTTCACGTTGTTCGGCCGGGACTCGCTGTGGGCGGCCCGGCTCACCCTGCCGCTCGGCACCGACCTCGCTCGCGGCACGCTGCACACCCTGGCCCGCCGCCAGGGCACCCGGTTCGACCCGGACACCGCCGAGGCCCCGGGCAAGATCCTGCACGAGGTACGCCAGGACACCCTGGCCGTCGGCGGCCCCGGAGGGCTCCCGCCGCTGTACTTCGGGACGATCGACGCCACCGCGCTGTGGATCTCGCTCCTGCACGACGCCTGGCGCTGGGGCATGCCGGCCGCCGAGGTCGCCGAGCTGCTCGACCCGCTGGAGGCGGCGCTGGGCTGGCTGACCGGAGAAGCCGACGCCGACGGTGACGGCTTCCTGGAGTACATCGACGAGTCCGGGCACGGCCTGGCGAACCAGGGCTGGAAGGACTCCAACGACTCCATCCAGTTCCCGGACGGCACGATCGCCGACCCGTCGATCGCGCTCAGCGAGGCGCAGGCGTACGCCCACGAGGCGGCCATCGGCGGTGCCGCACTGCTCGAGGCGTTCGGCCGACCCGGCGCGGACCGCCTGCGCGACTGGGCGGAGGCGATGCGCGAGCGCTTCCGTACGACGTTCTGGGTGTCGGACCGGCGCGGCTCCTTCCCCGCCATCGCACTGGACGGCGCGAAGCGGCCGGTCGGCACCGCCACCTCCAACCTCGGCCACCTGCTCGGCACCGGACTGCTCAACCCGGAGGAGTCCGCCCGGGTCGCGGCCCGGATGGCCGAGTCCGACCTGGACAGCGGCTACGGCCTGCGCACGATGAGCGCCGACGCGGCCGGGTTCAATCCGCTCGGCTACCACTCGGGTTCGGTGTGGCCGCACGACACCGCGATCGGCATGCTCGGACTGTCCCGGGCGGGCCACCACCGGGTCGCGGCCTCGCTGGCGTTCGGGCTGCTGCGGACCGCTCCGGACTTCGCGTACCGGCTGCCGGAACTCTTCGCCGGCACCGACGCACACGCCGGGGACGCCGTGCTCGCCTACCCCGCCTCGTGCCGGCCGCAGGCGTGGTCGGCGGCGGCCTCGGTGGTGATGCTCACCGCCGCGCTCGGGCTGGAGCCGGACGTGCCCGGCGGGACGCTGCGGGTCGCGCCGGCGGCGGACTTCGCCGAGTGGTGGCCGCTGCGGGTGAGCGGGCTGCGGGTTGCCGGGCATCCGCTCACCGTCGCGGTGGACGCGACCGGCCGGGTCGAGGTGCAGACCTCCGCTCCGGTCAAGGTCGAGACCCGGAACGTGTAG
- a CDS encoding sulfatase family protein: MPTGQRPNIVMVLTDDHAAHAISAYDDTLLQTPNLDRLAHEGMRFDATYCTNALCAPSRASILTGTYSHVNGVRTLSTHFDAAQPTFVSMLRDAGYQTWLAGKWHLGHGGEHDPQGFDYWEVLDGQGPYWDPELISEHGRRTVSGYTTTILTDLAIERIRQRDPDRPFCLLLHHKAPHRSWDPDTAHAKLFADEDLPEPATLFDDHAGHGRAAREARMRIGRDLNERDLKAPFPPDLSEPERTRWAYQRYLKDYLRCVVSVDENTGRLLDVLDDEGLRDDTIVAYSSDQGFFLGDHGWYDKRFMYDESLRMPLLVRYPPEVPAGSATDAMALNIDFAQTFLDYAGIEAHPRMQGESLRPLLRGERPDGWRDSIYYRYWEHDDNPHHVEAHYGVRTERYKLIYYYARGFGIPGASDRTMEPEWELFDLERDPAELTNVWADPAYAGVREELRAELARLQAQYADEPCEDSA; the protein is encoded by the coding sequence GTGCCGACCGGCCAGCGCCCCAACATCGTCATGGTCCTCACCGACGACCACGCCGCGCACGCGATCTCCGCGTACGACGACACCCTGCTGCAGACGCCCAACCTCGACCGGCTGGCGCACGAGGGTATGCGGTTCGACGCGACGTACTGCACCAACGCCCTGTGCGCGCCGAGCCGGGCGTCGATCCTCACCGGCACCTACAGCCACGTCAACGGCGTCCGCACGTTGTCGACGCACTTCGACGCCGCGCAGCCGACGTTCGTGTCGATGCTGCGCGACGCGGGCTACCAGACGTGGCTGGCCGGGAAGTGGCACCTCGGCCACGGCGGTGAGCACGACCCGCAGGGCTTCGACTACTGGGAAGTGCTGGACGGGCAGGGGCCGTACTGGGATCCGGAGTTGATCTCCGAGCACGGCCGGCGCACCGTCTCCGGCTACACCACCACGATCCTCACCGATCTCGCCATCGAGCGGATCCGGCAGCGGGACCCGGACCGGCCGTTCTGCCTGCTGCTCCACCACAAGGCGCCGCACCGCAGCTGGGATCCGGACACCGCGCACGCCAAGCTGTTCGCCGACGAAGACCTGCCCGAGCCGGCCACGTTGTTCGACGACCATGCCGGGCACGGGCGCGCGGCCCGCGAGGCCCGGATGCGGATCGGCCGCGACCTGAACGAGCGCGACCTCAAGGCGCCGTTCCCACCCGACTTGTCCGAGCCGGAGCGGACACGGTGGGCGTACCAGCGTTATCTCAAGGACTACCTGCGCTGTGTGGTGTCGGTCGACGAGAACACCGGCCGGCTGCTGGACGTGCTCGACGACGAGGGGCTGCGCGACGACACGATCGTGGCGTACTCCTCCGACCAGGGCTTCTTCCTCGGCGACCACGGGTGGTACGACAAGCGCTTCATGTACGACGAGTCGCTGCGGATGCCGCTGCTGGTGCGCTACCCGCCGGAGGTGCCGGCCGGGTCGGCCACCGACGCGATGGCGCTGAACATCGACTTCGCGCAGACGTTCCTCGACTACGCGGGCATCGAGGCGCACCCGCGCATGCAGGGTGAGAGCCTGCGGCCGCTGCTGCGCGGCGAACGTCCTGACGGCTGGCGGGACTCGATCTACTACCGCTACTGGGAACACGACGACAACCCGCACCACGTCGAGGCGCACTACGGCGTGCGCACCGAGCGGTACAAGCTGATCTACTACTACGCCCGCGGGTTCGGGATTCCGGGCGCGTCGGACCGGACGATGGAGCCGGAGTGGGAGCTGTTCGACCTCGAACGCGACCCGGCCGAGCTCACCAACGTGTGGGCGGATCCTGCCTATGCCGGCGTACGCGAGGAGCTGCGGGCCGAGCTCGCCCGCCTGCAGGCGCAGTACGCCGACGAACCCTGTGAGGACTCGGCGTAG
- a CDS encoding acetyl-CoA C-acetyltransferase — MTDAFVFDAVRTPRGRGKRGSLHSVKPVTLATTVLTALANRADLDTARVDDVVFGIVTPVGEQGADLARTAVLVAGWDVGVPGTQLNRFCASGLEAVNLAAQKVASGYDDLVVAGGVESMSRVPMGSDGGAWFIDPETNLKTGFVPQGISADLLATLEGLDRADVDRFAATSQQRATLARDKGYFERSLVPVVDVNDEVLLDQDEAIRPETTPAGLAALPASFAKMGALGFDAVAMDRYPSVERIRHVHTAGNSSQIVDGAAAVLIGSERAGRDLGLTPRARIVSAAAVGTDPTLMLVGPGPAARRALDKAGLTPSDIDLYEVNEAFAAVVLRFMRELDLSPEIVNVNGGAIALGHPLGATGAMLVGTLLDELERRDLRRGLVTLCVGGGMGVATVIERV, encoded by the coding sequence ATGACCGATGCGTTCGTCTTCGATGCCGTCCGCACGCCCCGCGGCAGGGGGAAGCGGGGTTCGCTGCACAGCGTGAAACCGGTGACACTGGCCACGACCGTGCTCACCGCGCTGGCCAACCGTGCGGACCTGGACACCGCGCGGGTGGACGACGTGGTGTTCGGGATCGTGACGCCGGTGGGCGAGCAGGGCGCGGACCTCGCCCGGACCGCGGTGCTGGTGGCCGGTTGGGACGTCGGCGTGCCCGGCACCCAGCTCAACCGGTTCTGCGCGTCCGGACTGGAGGCGGTCAACCTCGCCGCGCAGAAGGTCGCGTCGGGCTACGACGACCTGGTGGTCGCCGGCGGTGTGGAATCGATGTCACGCGTGCCGATGGGTTCCGACGGCGGCGCGTGGTTCATCGACCCGGAGACCAACCTCAAGACGGGGTTCGTGCCGCAGGGCATCAGCGCCGACCTGCTGGCCACGCTGGAGGGCCTGGACCGCGCGGACGTCGACCGGTTCGCGGCGACGTCGCAGCAGCGGGCGACGCTGGCCCGCGACAAGGGCTACTTCGAACGCTCGCTGGTCCCCGTCGTCGACGTCAACGACGAGGTGCTGCTGGACCAGGACGAGGCGATCCGGCCGGAGACGACGCCCGCGGGACTGGCCGCGCTGCCCGCGAGCTTCGCGAAGATGGGGGCGCTGGGGTTCGACGCGGTGGCGATGGACCGCTACCCCAGTGTGGAACGCATCCGGCACGTGCACACCGCGGGCAACTCCTCCCAGATCGTCGACGGTGCCGCCGCCGTACTGATCGGCAGTGAACGCGCCGGTCGTGACCTCGGCCTGACTCCCCGTGCCCGGATCGTCAGTGCCGCCGCGGTCGGCACCGACCCCACGCTGATGCTCGTCGGGCCCGGTCCGGCGGCCCGCCGCGCTCTTGACAAGGCCGGGTTGACGCCGAGCGACATCGACCTGTACGAGGTGAACGAGGCGTTCGCCGCGGTGGTGCTGCGGTTCATGCGGGAGCTGGATCTCTCACCGGAGATCGTGAACGTCAACGGCGGCGCGATCGCGCTCGGCCACCCGCTCGGCGCGACCGGGGCGATGCTGGTCGGCACCCTGCTGGACGAGCTGGAACGCCGTGACCTGCGCCGCGGCCTGGTGACGCTCTGCGTGGGCGGTGGCATGGGCGTGGCCACGGTGATCGAACGCGTCTGA